In Nasonia vitripennis strain AsymCx chromosome 2, Nvit_psr_1.1, whole genome shotgun sequence, a genomic segment contains:
- the LOC100123387 gene encoding homeobox protein cut isoform X3 gives MRGEQSLVIQHHRATLAEKEVSALKEQLAAATDGNSKTEGQQFSQNAEQSQDANNPRRTPNSNHEQELQAKDREINQLMEEVSRLQMNLQRLQESTAQTTSRLEEELEARRQHINRLEAKLERQKDYDELKREISVLRSVDLSQIPTGESGKSLEQVLIERSKALQQAETLKPPSTPDALGGLTSPLQRAATASPHGVSGAVIAPPSSSLVQSSHQSCSQPPSRSTPTPSSSSAPTPTPTSSSSLLFPPPLQNVETFGSFLGEEIVANWRRSLERSIMSQQQQQQQQQQQPSTATATAQASTLGLHPQASALQALPASLNHLPSPTDPISSSSTPAKSSTPLGSGSTASALDSAEKATTPVSGHETPAPPTPSSTTTLTSPPSAMQLLQPPAHQQLQPPTGSESSSQPAMMNGPLAASVAAAAAAAAAANPPPKSPAEESVCHNNNNNSHHLANNNNIGPASATGLSVLDSLKNPFRFDERSHPFRFGDEFGAAGMAGRLGESLIPKGDPMEARLQEMLRYNMDKYASQNLDTLHIARRVRELLSIHNIGQRLFAKYVLGLSQGTVSELLSKPKPWDKLTEKGRDSYRKMHGWACDDNAVMLLKSLIPKKEYVSGKEQGMPAFARGPQEPGAGGNGNNGNSSGPTSGVGQDMSEERIAHMLSESGHMQLSRQSEADTSNDADSKSPSRLNCPSPFGKDRSMDSQNRRLKKYENDDIPQEKVARIYQEELAKIMGRDMRGPRDFPASAMFPHFFSGQNLQGMERTQEEIRMALDAYHRELQKLNVAQGLPYPPQISGLLALQQHAIQQHHLATNGGAGTGSAAAAAAAAAQDLSLGNILRSKMINGVSEEEKEKMEEAMRHAGSAFSLVKPKQEPAGAQSTPGGSSASSPLGNSILPPAMTPSEEFAGAAAASPLQRMASITNSLISQPSTPTHHSANQRPLKAVLPPITQQQFDIYNNLNTEDIVKRVKEQLSQYSISQRLFGESVLGLSQGSVSDLLARPKPWHMLTQKGREPFIRMKMFLEDDNAVHKLVASQYKIAPEKLMRTGGYGGLPRKFNSACGTPMKPMPPTKLVQEQLQNAAKAQAAVQAAAQAAAAAQHQQESQLQLGPPQQSPQLPVHSQPSPMMLTPPGPILTHSQLSMQELQKKQQQQQQQQQQQQQQLQGPGQISLHSPHQMAPSPLRALHPHISPSVYELAALTQDMDTQTITTKIKEALLANNIGQKIFGEAVLGLSQGSVSELLSKPKPWHMLSIKGREPFIRMQLWLSDPHNVDRLQSLKNERREANKRRRSSGPGHDNSSDTSSNDTAEFYHAASPGPGPGPTSAKKQRVLFSEEQKEALRLAFTLDPYPNVATIEFLASELALSSRTITNWFHNHRMRLKQQPPHGQPEPQSAREPGQPFDPVQFRLLLQQRLLDIQKERLGLGSVPLAYPPYFNPNLAALVGNALKEQCSGLDLSMGSLKREPNQEFEDDDAEDAMSNLGSEDSEGSAASIKREPTETPAPANSSTSRSNRRKPAAPQWVNPEWQEPARTGDEVIINGVCVMQTDDYGVKRETEETVRVEPTPVPDRYEEDAQSDVSSVSAANVPDRQSLSPSPKSAQNSPTTSPRPPSDPQHGQAPAEDSPKDVVKNEPEEAWDY, from the exons ATCAACCAGCTGATGGAAGAGGTGTCGAGGCTGCAGATGAACCTGCAACGATTGCAGGAGAGCACCGCTCAGACGACTTCCAGATTGGAGGAAGAGCTCGAAGCTCGCCGCCAACACATCAACCGGCTCGAAGCCAAGCTCGAGCGACAGAAGGACTACGACGAGCTGAAGCGCGAGATCAGCGTGCTCAGGTCGGTCGATCTCTCGCAGATCCCGACCGGCGAGTCAGGCAAGAGCCTCGAGCAGGTGCTCATCGAGCGCTCCAAAGCGCTGCAACAGGCGGAGACGCTCAAGCCGCCCAGCACACCCGATGCTCTCG GTGGACTCACGTCACCCCTGCAGCGGGCCGCGACCGCTTCGCCGCACGGTGTCAGCGGCGCGGTGATCGCGCCACCCTCGTCCTCCCTCGTGCAGTCCTCCCATCAGTCTTGCTCGCAGCCGCCGAGCCGCTCGACTCCGACgccctcgtcgtcgtcggcgccCACCCCGACCCCGACCTCCTCGTCCTCGCTCCTCTTCCCACCGCCCCTGCAAAACGTCGAGACATTCGGCTCGTTCCTCGGCGAGGAAATCGTCGCCAACTGGAGGCGATCCCTGGAGAGGTCAATCAtgagtcagcagcagcagcagcaacaacagcaacagcagccgtCGACTGCGACCGCGACTGCCCAGGCCTCCACGCTCGGTCTCCATCCTCAGGCCTCGGCGCTGCAGGCTCTGCCCGCTAGTCTAAATCACCTTCCGTCGCCAACAGATCCGATCTCCAGCTCGAGCACCCCGGCCAAGTCGAGCACGCCCCTCGGCAGCGGCAGCACCGCCTCGGCCCTCGACTCCGCGGAGAAGGCGACGACACCGGTCTCCGGACACGAGACTCCGGCCCCGCCCACGCCCTCCTCCACGACAACGCTCACCTCGCCGCCGAGCGCGATGCAGCTCCTCCAGCCACCGGCTCATCAGCAGCTGCAGCCACCAACCGGCTCGGAGTCCTCGTCGCAGCCTGCAATGATGAACGGGCCCCTCGCGGCCTCGgtcgcagcggcagcagcagccgccgccgccgccaacCCGCCGCCCAAGAGCCCCGCCGAGGAGTCCGTCTgtcacaacaacaacaacaacagccaCCACCTggccaacaacaacaacatcgGCCCCGCCAGCGCTACCGGCCTCAGCGTCCTTGACAGCCTCAAGAACCCGTTCCGCTTTGATGAGCGCTCCCACCCGTTCCGCTTCGGCGACGAGTTCGGCGCCGCGGGCATGGCCGGACGCCTCGGCGAGTCCCTCATACCCAAGGGCGACCCCATGGAGGCACGGCTCCAAGAGATGCTGCGCTACAACATGGACAAGTACGCCTCGcagaacctcgacacgctacACATCGCCAGGCGGGTGCGCGAGCTGCTCTCGATACACAACATCGGCCAGCGGCTCTTCGCCAAGTACGTGCTCGGCCTGAGCCAGGGAACCGTCAGCGAGCTGCTCAGCAAACCCAAGCCCTGGGACAAGCTGACCGAGAAGGGCCGCGACAGTTACCGAAAAATGCACGGCTGGGCCTGCGACGACAACGCTGTTATGCTGCTCAAATCCCTCATACCCAAGAAAG AGTATGTTTCAGGCAAGGAGCAGGGCATGCCCGCCTTTGCGCGCGGTCCCCAGGAGCCCGGCGCAGGCGGTAACGGCAACAACGGCAACAGCAGCGGCCCGACCTCGGGAGTCGGCCAGGACATGAGCGAGGAACGTATCGCCCACATGCTCAGCGAGTCCGGCCACATGCAGCTGAGTCGACAGAGCGAGGCCGACACCTCGAACGACGCCGACAGCAAGAGCCCAAGCCGACTGAACTGCCCGAGCCCGTTCGGCAAGGACCGCAGTATGGACAGCCAGAACCGCAGACTCAAGAAGTACGAGAACGACGACATTCCCCAGGAGAAGGTGGCCAGGATCTACCAAGAGGAACTGGCCAAAATCATGGGCCGAGATATGCGCGGACCTCGAGACTTCCCTGCCAG CGCGATGTTTCCGCACTTTTTCAGCGGGCAGAACCTGCAGGGCATGGAGCGCACCCAGGAGGAGATCCGCATGGCTCTGGACGCCTACCACCGCGAGCTCCAGAAGCTGAACGTGGCCCAGGGTCTGCCCTACCCGCCACAGATCTCGGGCTTGCTCGCCCTCCAGCAGCACGCCATCCAGCAGCATCACCTGGCGACGAACGGGGGCGCCGGCACCGGCTCCGCGGCggcagccgcagcagcggcCGCCCAGGACCTCAGTCTCGGCAACATACTTAGGAGCAAGATGATAAACGGCGTCTccgaggaggagaaggagaagatGGAGGAGGCCATGAGGCACGCGGGTAGCGCGTTCTCTCTGGTCAAGCCGAAGCAGGAGCCGGCCGGTGCCCAGTCGACGCCCGGCGGCTCCAGCGCCAGTTCGCCACTTGGCAACTCGATCCTGCCGCCGGCGATGACGCCCAGCGAGGAGTTCGCTGGCGCCGCCGCGGCCAGCCCCCTCCAGAGGATGGCCTCCATCACCAACAGCCTCATCAGCCAACCGTCCACGCCGACCCACCACTCGGCCAACCAGCGGCCGCTCAAGGCTGTCCTGCCTCCCATCACCCAGCAACAGTTCGACATCTACAACAACCTCAACACCGAAGACATTGTCAAGAGG GTGAAGGAGCAGCTCTCCCAGTATTCGATCTCTCAGCGTTTATTCGGCGAATCCGTCCTGGGACTGTCCCAGGGCTCCGTATCGGATCTCCTGGCTCGTCCCAAGCCCTGGCACATGCTCACACAGAAGGGCCGCGAGCCCTTCATCCGCATGAAGATGTTCCTCGAGGACGACAACGCTGTACATAAGCTGGTTGCCAGCCAGTACAAAATCGCACCGGAAAAGCTCATGAGGACCGGCGGCTACGGCGGCCTGCCTCGTAAGTTTAACTCAG CTTGTGGAACACCAATGAAACCCATGCCACCTACAAAGCTCGTTCAAGAGCAGTTGCAGAACGCGGCGAAAGCTCAGGCAGCCGTACAGGCAGCTGCGCAAGCCGCAGCGGCCGCCCAGCATCAGCAAGAGAGCCAATTGCAGCTCGGCCCGCCTCAGCAGAGCCCGCAGCTTCCAGTGCATTCGCAGCCGTCGCCGATGATGCTGACTCCGCCTGGACCCATCCTCACCCACTCCCAGCTCAGCATGCAGGAGCTTCAAAagaagcagcaacagcagcagcagcaacagcagcagcaacagcagcaacttCAGGGGCCCGGCCAGATCAGCCTGCATTCGCCGCATCAGATGGCTCCGTCACCTCTGCGCGCCCTACACCCACACATCTCGCCCAGCGTCTACGAGCTGGCAGCCCTCACTCAAGATATGGACACGCAGACGATCACGACAAAGATCAAGGAGGCCCTGCTGGCCAACAACATCGGCCAGAAGATCTTCGGCGAGGCGGTCCTCGGCCTGTCGCAAGGCTCCGTCAGCGAACTGCTGAGCAAACCCAAGCCCTGGCACATGCTCAGCATCAAGGGCCGCGAGCCCTTCATCCGCATGCAGCTCTGGCTGTCCGATCCACACAACGTCGACAGACTGCAGTCTCTGAAGAACGAACGGCGCGAGGCCAACAAGAGACGACGCAGCAGCGGACCCGGACACGACAACAGTTCCGATACCTCGAGCAACGATACCGCCGAGTTCTATCACGCGGCGTCGCCCGGTCCCGGACCTGGACCCACCTCTGCCAAGAAGCAGCGCGTTCTCTTCAGTGAAGAGCAGAAGGAGGCTTTGCGGTTGGCCTTCACACTCGATCCCTATCCGAATGTAGCCACGATCGAGTTCCTCGCGAGTGAGCTCGCCCTCTCCTCGCGAACGATCACCAACTGGTTCCACAACCACCGCATGAGACTGAAGCAGCAGCCACCGCACGGCCAGCCGGAGCCCCAGTCGGCCCGCGAGCCCGGACAGCCCTTCGACCCCGTGCAGTTCCGGCTGCTCCTCCAACAAAGACTGCTGGACATCCAGAAAGAGAGACTCGGCCTCGGCAGCGTGCCTCTCGCGTACCCGCCCTACTTCAACCCGAATCTCGCAGCCCTAGTCGGGAATGCGCTCAAGGAACAGTGCTCCGGCCTCGATCTCTCCATGGGATCGCTCAAACGTGAGCCCAACCAAGAATTCGAGGACGATGACGCCGAGGACGCAATGAGCAATCTCGGCAGTGAGGACTCGGAAGGATCCGCCGCCAGCATAAAGCGCGAGCCGACCGAGACTCCGGCACCAGCCAACAGTTCGACCTCGAGGTCGAACAGACGAAAGCCTGCCGCACCGCAGTGGGTGAATCCCGAGTGGCAAGAGCCCGCGAGGACCGGCGACGAGGTCATCATCAACGGCGTCTGCGTCATGCAAACCGATGACTACGGCGTCAAGCGAGAGACCGAAGAAACGGTAAGAGTCGAGCCGACGCCGGTTCCGGACAGATACGAGGAGGACGCCCAGAGCGACGTGTCGTCGGTCTCCGCGGCCAACGTGCCGGACCGACAGAGCCTCTCGCCCAGCCCCAAATCCGCGCAGAACAGCCCCACCACGTCGCCCAGGCCGCCCTCGGACCCGCAGCACGGACAAGCGCCTGCCGAGGACAGTCCGAAGGACGTCGTCAAGAACGAACCCGAAGAAGCATGGGACTACTAG